From the genome of Phyllostomus discolor isolate MPI-MPIP mPhyDis1 chromosome 12, mPhyDis1.pri.v3, whole genome shotgun sequence, one region includes:
- the KCNA7 gene encoding potassium voltage-gated channel subfamily A member 7, with amino-acid sequence MEPRCPPPCGCCERLVLNVAGLRFETRARTLSRFPDTLLGDPARRSRFYDGARREYFFDRHRPSFDAVLYYYQSGGRLRRPAHVPLDVFLEEVAFYGLGAAALARLREDEGCPVPPERPLPSRAFARQLWLLFEFPESSQAARVLAVVSVLVILVSIVVFCLETLPDFRDDRDKPLAAVAAAGPLPSRLNGSSPAPGPPARMPFDDPFFVVETLCICWFSFELLVRLLVCPSKTVFFKNVMNLIDFVAILPYFVALGTELARQRGVGQPAMSLAILRVIRLVRVFRIFKLSRHSKGLQILGQTLRASMRELGLLIFFLFIGVVLFSSAVYFAEVDREDSYFTSIPESFWWAVVTMTTVGYGDMAPVTVGGKIVGSLCAIAGVLTISLPVPVIVSNFSYFYHRETEGEEAGMYSHVDTQPCGPLEGKVNGGLVDGEVPELAPPLWPPPGKHMVTAV; translated from the exons ATGGAGCCGCGGTGCCCGCCGCCCTGCGGCTGCTGCGAGCGGCTGGTCCTCAACGTGGCCGGGTTGCGGTTCGAGACGCGGGCGCGCACCCTGAGCCGCTTCCCAGACACGCTGCTCGGGGACCCGGCGCGCCGCAGCCGCTTCTACGACGGCGCGCGCCGCGAATACTTCTTCGACCGGCACCGGCCCAGCTTCGACGCCGTGCTCTACTACTACCAGTCCGGCGGCCGGCTTCGGCGGCCGGCGCACGTGCCGCTCGAcgtcttcctggaggaggtggccttcTACGGGCTGGGCGCGGCGGCCTTGGCGCGCCTGCGCGAGGACGAGGGCTGCCCGGTGCCGCCGGAGCGGCCCCTGCCCAGCCGCGCCTTCGCTCGCCAGCTCTGGCTGCTCTTCGAGTTCCCCGAGAGCTCGCAGGCCGCGCGCGTGCTCGCCGTCGTCTCTGTGCTCGTCATCCTCGTCTCCATTGTCGTCTTCTGCCTCGAGACGCTGCCGGATTTCCGCGACGACCGCGACAAGCCGCTAGCCGCGGTGGCTGCAGCGGGACCG CTCCCCAGTCGGCTGAACGGCTCCAGCCCTGCACCTGGACCCCCAGCTCGCATGCCCTTCGACGACCCTTTTTTTGTGGTGGAGACACTGTGCATCTGCTGGTTCTCCTTCGAGCTGCTGGTGCGTCTGTTGGTTTGCCCGAGCAAGACAGTCTTCTTCAAGAACGTGATGAACCTCATTGATTTCGTGGCCATCTTGCCCTACTTTGTGGCTCTGGGCACTGAGCTGGCCCGGCAGCGGGGCGTGGGTCAGCCCGCCATGTCCTTGGCCATCCTGCGAGTCATCCGGCTGGTGCGCGTCTTCCGCATCTTCAAGCTGTCACGGCACTCCAAGGGCCTGCAGATCCTGGGCCAGACGCTGCGGGCCTCCATGCGCGAGCTGGGCCTCcttatcttcttcctcttcatcgGCGTGGTCCTCTTTTCCAGCGCCGTCTACTTCGCCGAGGTCGACCGGGAAGACTCCTATTTCACCAGCATCCCTGAGTCCTTCTGGTGGGCGGTGGTCACCATGACCACCGTTGGCTATGGGGACATGGCACCAGTCACCGTGGGCGGCAAGATCGTGGGCTCTCTGTGCGCTATTGCTGGTGTGCTGACCATTTCCCTGCCTGTGCCGGTCATTGTCTCCAACTTCAGCTACTTTTACCACCGAGAGACAGAGGGTGAAGAGGCCGGAATGTACAGCCACGTGGACACGCAGCCCTGTGGCCCCCTGGAGGGCAAGGTCAACGGGGGATTAGTGGATGGAGAGGTGCCCGAGCTAGCACCTCCGCTCTGGCCGCCCCCGGGAAAACACATGGTCACTGCAGTGTGA
- the SNRNP70 gene encoding U1 small nuclear ribonucleoprotein 70 kDa isoform X1, protein MTQFLPPNLLALFAPRDPIPYLPPLEKLPHEKHHNQPYCGIAPYIREFEDPRDAPPPTRAETREERMERKRREKIERRQQEVETELKMWDPHNDPNAQGDAFKTLFVARVNYDTTESKLRREFEVYGPIKRIHMVYSKRSGKPRGYAFIEYEHERDMHSAYKHADGKKIDGRRVLVDVERGRTVKGWRPRRLGGGLGGTRRGGADVNIRHSGRDDTSRYDERPGPSPLPHRDRDRDRERERRERSRERDKERERRRSRSRDRRRRSRSRDKDERRRSRERSKDKDRERKRRSSRSRERARRERERKEELRGGGGGGGDMAEPSEAGDAPPDDGPPGELGPDGPDGSEEKGRDRDRERRRSHRSERDRRRDRDRDRDREHKRGERGGERGRDEARGGGGGGQDNGLEGLGNDSRDIYMESEGGDGYLAPENGYLMEAAPE, encoded by the exons ATGACTCAGTTCCTGCCTCCCAACCTTCTGGCCCTTTTTGCTCCCCGTGACCCCATCCCATATCTGCCACCCCTGGAGAAATTGCCCCATGAAAAACACCACAATCAACCTTACTGTGGCATCGCGCCCTACATCCGAGAGTTTGAG GACCCTCGagatgcccctcccccaacacgaGCCGAAACTCGGGAGGAACGCATGGAGAGGAAG AGGCGGGAAAAGATTGAGCGGCGACAGCAGGAAGTGGAGACAGAGCTCAAAATGT GGGACCCTCACAATGATCCCAATGCTCAGGGTGATGCCTTCAAGACTCTCTTTGTGGCTAGAGTG AACTACGATACAACAGAATCCAAGCTCCGGAGAGAGTTTGAAGTGTATGGACCCATCAAAAGA ATACACATGGTGTACAGTAAGCGGTCAGGGAAACCCCGAGGCTACGCCTTCATCGAGTATGAACATGAGCGAGATATGCATT CCGCTTACAAGCACGCAGATGGCAAGAAGATTGATGGCAGGAGAGTCCTTGTGGATGTGGAGAGGGGCCGAACCGTGAAGGGCTGGAGGCCCCGGCGACTAG GAGGTGGCCTTGGTGGTACCAGAAGAGGTGGGGCTGACGTGAATATCCGGCATTCTGGCCGGGACGATACCTCCCGCTATGATGAGAG GCCGGGCCCCTCCCCGCTTCCACACAGGGACCGGGATCGGGACCGAGAGCGGGAGCGCAGGGAGAGAAGCCGCGAGCGAGACAAGGAGCGAGAACGGCGACGCTCCCGCTCTCGGGACCGGCGGCGGCGCTCGCGGAGTCGAGACAAGGATGAGCGGCGACGATCCAGGGAACGTAGCAAGGACAAGGACCGGGAACGGAAGCGGCGAAGCAGCCGAAGTCGTGAGCGGGCTCGACGGGAACGGGAACGCAAGGAGGAGCTGCGTGGTGGCGGAGGTGGTGGCGGTGACATGGCAGAGCCCTCTGAGGCTGGTGATGCACCTCCTGACGATGGGCCTCCTGGGGAGCTGGGTCCAGATGGCCCTGAtggctcagaggagaagggccggGATCGTGATCGGGAACGACGTCGCAGCCACCGGAGTGAGCGGGATCGGCGCCGGGACCGAGACCGAGACAGGGATCGCGAGCACAAGCGTGGGGAGCGGGGTGGTGAACGAGGCAGGGATGAGGctcgaggtgggggtgggggtggccaggaCAACGGGCTGGAGGGTCTCGGCAATGACAGCCGAGACATATACATGGAGTCTGAGGGAGGCGACGGATATCTTGCTCCAGAGAACGGGTATTTGATGGAGGCTGCACCTGAGTGA
- the SNRNP70 gene encoding U1 small nuclear ribonucleoprotein 70 kDa isoform X2, whose protein sequence is MTQFLPPNLLALFAPRDPIPYLPPLEKLPHEKHHNQPYCGIAPYIREFEDPRDAPPPTRAETREERMERKRREKIERRQQEVETELKMWDPHNDPNAQGDAFKTLFVARVNYDTTESKLRREFEVYGPIKRIHMVYSKRSGKPRGYAFIEYEHERDMHSAYKHADGKKIDGRRVLVDVERGRTVKGWRPRRLGGGLGGTRRGGADVNIRHSGRDDTSRYDERDRDRDRERERRERSRERDKERERRRSRSRDRRRRSRSRDKDERRRSRERSKDKDRERKRRSSRSRERARRERERKEELRGGGGGGGDMAEPSEAGDAPPDDGPPGELGPDGPDGSEEKGRDRDRERRRSHRSERDRRRDRDRDRDREHKRGERGGERGRDEARGGGGGGQDNGLEGLGNDSRDIYMESEGGDGYLAPENGYLMEAAPE, encoded by the exons ATGACTCAGTTCCTGCCTCCCAACCTTCTGGCCCTTTTTGCTCCCCGTGACCCCATCCCATATCTGCCACCCCTGGAGAAATTGCCCCATGAAAAACACCACAATCAACCTTACTGTGGCATCGCGCCCTACATCCGAGAGTTTGAG GACCCTCGagatgcccctcccccaacacgaGCCGAAACTCGGGAGGAACGCATGGAGAGGAAG AGGCGGGAAAAGATTGAGCGGCGACAGCAGGAAGTGGAGACAGAGCTCAAAATGT GGGACCCTCACAATGATCCCAATGCTCAGGGTGATGCCTTCAAGACTCTCTTTGTGGCTAGAGTG AACTACGATACAACAGAATCCAAGCTCCGGAGAGAGTTTGAAGTGTATGGACCCATCAAAAGA ATACACATGGTGTACAGTAAGCGGTCAGGGAAACCCCGAGGCTACGCCTTCATCGAGTATGAACATGAGCGAGATATGCATT CCGCTTACAAGCACGCAGATGGCAAGAAGATTGATGGCAGGAGAGTCCTTGTGGATGTGGAGAGGGGCCGAACCGTGAAGGGCTGGAGGCCCCGGCGACTAG GAGGTGGCCTTGGTGGTACCAGAAGAGGTGGGGCTGACGTGAATATCCGGCATTCTGGCCGGGACGATACCTCCCGCTATGATGAGAG GGACCGGGATCGGGACCGAGAGCGGGAGCGCAGGGAGAGAAGCCGCGAGCGAGACAAGGAGCGAGAACGGCGACGCTCCCGCTCTCGGGACCGGCGGCGGCGCTCGCGGAGTCGAGACAAGGATGAGCGGCGACGATCCAGGGAACGTAGCAAGGACAAGGACCGGGAACGGAAGCGGCGAAGCAGCCGAAGTCGTGAGCGGGCTCGACGGGAACGGGAACGCAAGGAGGAGCTGCGTGGTGGCGGAGGTGGTGGCGGTGACATGGCAGAGCCCTCTGAGGCTGGTGATGCACCTCCTGACGATGGGCCTCCTGGGGAGCTGGGTCCAGATGGCCCTGAtggctcagaggagaagggccggGATCGTGATCGGGAACGACGTCGCAGCCACCGGAGTGAGCGGGATCGGCGCCGGGACCGAGACCGAGACAGGGATCGCGAGCACAAGCGTGGGGAGCGGGGTGGTGAACGAGGCAGGGATGAGGctcgaggtgggggtgggggtggccaggaCAACGGGCTGGAGGGTCTCGGCAATGACAGCCGAGACATATACATGGAGTCTGAGGGAGGCGACGGATATCTTGCTCCAGAGAACGGGTATTTGATGGAGGCTGCACCTGAGTGA
- the LOC114510891 gene encoding uncharacterized protein LOC114510891, with translation MASQTLALRCGPPRPPISGTELPGCWPKWHLTSSGVAHHIIPPAPFPPPTFQSAEAEPLPPAAKQGLHIGAFDEVINRWETTSGSAFVPKTYGGPYAQPRAPEPADPMRIIGIKDLGEKLRHHSWRLPLITKCQCSEARAQYSGWPDLDRSVTGYVALQPPAPADHHCGGPSQALLPWMKNPKLVGQPFTGPDQSILDRHQFYLSTSARDFRAYSKKELLGYPGKGSLNYWNFEETPKAWGHGPQQPLCPPSSRIRVPRARPVTPAVPHRGALPLVQESYSAPLHPIRRLDRFCPLELPWGGPHWKPVPGIYSMPQAYRTEYSNYGSWKPALV, from the exons aTGGCCAGCCAGACCCTAGCTCTGCGCTgtggccctcccaggccccccatCTCCGGGACGGAGCTGCCTGGATGCTGGCCCAAGTGGCATCTCACCAGCAGTGGCGTGGCCCACCATATTATCCCACCCGCGCCCTTCCCTCCGCCCACCTTCCAG TCCGCCGAGGCGGAGCCCTTGCCCCCAGCCGCAAAGCAGGGTTTGCACATCGGGGCTTTCGACGAGGTCATCAACAGATGGGAGACGACTTCTGGCTCGGCTTTTGTGCCCAAGACCTACGGCGGGCCGTACgcgcagcccagggccccagaacCTGCGGACCCCATGCGGATTATAGGGATCAAGGATTTAGGGGAAAAG CTCAGACACCACAGCTGGCGCCTCCCTCTGATCACAAAGTGCCAGTGCAGCGAGGCGAGGGCGCAGTACTCCGGCTGGCCCGACCTGGACCGGAGTGTCACCGGCTACGTCGCGCTCCAGCCCCCGGCGCCGGCGGACCACCACTGCGGGGGCCCTTCTCAG GCTCTGCTCCCCTGGATGAAGAACCCCAAGCTAGTCGGCCAGCCTTTCACAGGACCCGACCAGAGCATCCTGGACCGCCACCAGTTCTATCTGTCCACCTCAGCCCGGGACTTCCGGGCCTACTCAAA GAAGGAGTTGCTTGGATACCCCGGCAAGGGCTCGCTGAACTACTGGAACTTCGAGGAGACTCCCAAGGCGTGGGGCCACGGCCCGCAGCAGCCGCTCTGTCCGCCCTCCTCTCGGATCCGTGTGCCCCGTGCCCGCCCGGTGACGCCTGCTGTGCCGCACCGCGGGGCGCTACCTCTGGTTCAGGAATCCTACAGCGCCCCACTGCACCCGATCCGCCGGCTTGATCGCTTTTGCCCTCTGGAGCTTCCCTGGGGAGGCCCCCACTGGAAGCCTGTGCCCGGCATCTACAGCATGCCGCAAGCCTACCGCACCGAGTACTCCAACTACGGCAGTTGGAAGCCGGCTCTCGTCTGA
- the NTF4 gene encoding neurotrophin-4, whose product MLPHPSWSLPILLLSLLPCVPVEPHPPPSPLPAFPAPEWDLLSPRVVLSRGAPSGPPLLFLLEAGAFGEPPGSPANRTRRGVSETAPASRRGELAVCDAVSSWVTDRRTAVDLRGREVEVLGEVPAAGGSPLRQYFFETRCKADNTGEGGPGAGGGGCRGVDRRHWVSECKAKQSYVRALTTDAQGRVGWRWIRIDTACVCTLLSRTGRA is encoded by the coding sequence atgctcccccacccctcatggtccctccccatcctcctcctcagcctcctcccctgtGTTCCAGTGgaaccccaccccccgccctcgcCATTGCCCGCATTTCCAGCCCCTGAGTGGGACCTCCTGTCCCCCCGAGTAGTACTGTCCAGGGGTGCCCCCTCAGGCCCCCCTTTGCTCTTCCTGCTGGAGGCTGGGGCCTTCGGGGagcccccaggcagccctgcTAACCGCACTCGGCGAGGGGTGAGCGAGACAGCACCCGCGAGTCGCCGGGGAGAGCTGGCTGTGTGCGATGCTGTCAGCAGCTGGGTGACAGACCGCCGGACGGCTGTGGACCTGCGTGGGCGCGAGGTGGAGGTGCTGGGCGAGGTGCCTGCGGCTGGCGGCAGTCCCCTCCGCCAGTATTTCTTTGAGACCCGCTGCAAGGCTGACAACACAGGGGAAGGTGGTCCCGGTGCAGGCGGAGGGGGCTGCCGGGGCGTGGACCGGAGGCACTGGGTGTCCGAGTGTAAGGCCAAGCAGTCCTATGTGCGGGCATTGACCACCGATGCTCAGGGCCGTGTGGGCTGGCGATGGATCCGAATCGACACGGCCTGTGTCTGCACACTCCTCAGCCGGACTGGCCGGGCCTGA